The genome window CCCGGAAAATCAAGGATAACGTGGGCATCTCGGTGAAGGTCTCGCTCATCAACCCCGGCACGGCCCCCCGCAGCGAGGGCGGCAAGCTCAAGCGGGTGGCCGACCTGCGTAAACTATGAAGCCCATACCCCCCGGCTACCAGGCCAGCTTCGAAACGGTGGTCACCGACGAGATGACCGTGGACTTCGAGCACCCCGACGACCCCCAACTGGGCAAGCTGCACCCGGTCTACGCCACCTACTGGATGGCCAAGCACATGGAACTGGCCGGGCGCAAGATCATCCTGCCTTTCCTGGAAGAGGGCGAGGAGGGCATTGGCTCCAAGGTGAGCGTGGATCACCTGGCCTCGGCCCTGCCCGGCATGAAGGTGCGCATTGTGGCTGAGCACCTGCGCACCGAAGGCAACCGGGTGCACGCCCAGTGCACCGCCTGGAACGAGCTGGGCGACCAGATTGGCGTGGGCTACACCGAGCAGGTGATCCTGCCCAGGGCCAGGCTGCTACGAATTTTCGAGAAACTCCAGGAGC of Meiothermus sp. contains these proteins:
- a CDS encoding thioesterase family protein; translated protein: MKPIPPGYQASFETVVTDEMTVDFEHPDDPQLGKLHPVYATYWMAKHMELAGRKIILPFLEEGEEGIGSKVSVDHLASALPGMKVRIVAEHLRTEGNRVHAQCTAWNELGDQIGVGYTEQVILPRARLLRIFEKLQERWQEQRK